The following are encoded together in the Candidatus Tumulicola sp. genome:
- a CDS encoding O-antigen ligase family protein: protein MTYHPVVDRFAIPVVLDPASALFFAVAFIVAAFVTTRRASFGVAALVATMPFAFARDAAGTTLTLPKIVLLGVLTGLTTYGFPSLRAPARAIAIAIGAYLAVVALSALGAQHPSASLRETLKVAQYALTFLAAYWCCRVDGDDRPLIWTIALTAVAVSLTALAQEAIGAPSGLFVGKIVVPRIAGVLEGPNQLAGYLQVAVAALGAWTVVRRSAVTDVALAFAACAGVLTLSRAGLFGLAVVVVVVAVTRGRNAWGALWPAYAGAFAGGAIVCAWALYAHTANVLRVSFEESAYAGGVGDRHALWQAAWRMWRSHPWLGVGAGNYELELAAYGAPGIRTHANSWFLQSLAEGGIVLFTATIALLATILWSFGRRLRASSPWIVAAFAASVALTLHQIADYLVFYPKVGGAWWLLLGVAAASALRTAQP from the coding sequence TTGACGTATCACCCGGTCGTCGATCGATTTGCGATTCCGGTCGTGCTCGATCCCGCGTCCGCGCTGTTTTTTGCCGTAGCCTTTATCGTAGCCGCGTTCGTAACCACGCGGCGCGCTTCGTTCGGCGTAGCGGCGCTGGTGGCGACGATGCCGTTTGCCTTCGCGCGCGACGCAGCCGGCACGACGCTAACGCTGCCGAAAATCGTGCTGCTCGGCGTCTTGACCGGTTTGACGACCTACGGCTTCCCATCGCTGCGCGCTCCGGCCCGTGCGATCGCGATTGCGATCGGCGCGTATTTGGCGGTCGTCGCCCTATCCGCGCTCGGCGCGCAACATCCGTCCGCGTCCTTGCGCGAAACCTTGAAGGTCGCTCAATATGCGTTGACGTTTCTAGCCGCCTATTGGTGCTGCCGCGTCGACGGCGACGACCGTCCGTTGATTTGGACGATTGCATTGACGGCGGTCGCGGTATCGCTGACCGCGCTGGCCCAAGAAGCGATCGGAGCGCCATCGGGACTGTTCGTCGGCAAAATCGTAGTGCCGCGCATCGCCGGCGTGCTGGAAGGTCCCAATCAACTGGCGGGCTATTTGCAGGTCGCCGTTGCAGCGCTGGGGGCCTGGACGGTCGTTCGACGTTCGGCCGTCACCGACGTGGCGCTCGCCTTCGCCGCATGCGCGGGTGTCTTGACGTTATCCCGGGCGGGATTGTTTGGTTTAGCCGTCGTCGTCGTGGTGGTCGCAGTAACAAGAGGACGCAACGCCTGGGGCGCACTGTGGCCGGCGTACGCGGGTGCGTTCGCGGGGGGAGCCATCGTTTGCGCGTGGGCGTTGTACGCGCACACCGCCAACGTGCTGCGCGTCTCGTTCGAAGAAAGCGCGTATGCCGGCGGCGTCGGCGACCGGCATGCGTTGTGGCAAGCCGCATGGCGAATGTGGCGTTCGCATCCGTGGCTCGGCGTCGGCGCTGGAAACTACGAACTCGAACTTGCCGCGTACGGCGCACCCGGCATACGCACGCACGCCAATAGTTGGTTTCTGCAATCGTTAGCGGAGGGCGGAATCGTGCTCTTCACTGCAACGATCGCGTTGCTCGCGACGATTCTCTGGTCGTTCGGACGCCGCTTGCGCGCGAGTTCTCCGTGGATCGTCGCGGCATTCGCAGCCAGCGTGGCCCTCACGCTCCATCAAATCGCCGATTATCTCGTTTTTTATCCGAAGGTTGGCGGCGCGTGGTGGCTGTTGCTGGGAGTCGCTGCGGCTTCCGCGCTTCGCACCGCGCAACCGTGA